One Cyprinus carpio isolate SPL01 chromosome A16, ASM1834038v1, whole genome shotgun sequence genomic region harbors:
- the LOC109045334 gene encoding serine/threonine-protein phosphatase 6 regulatory ankyrin repeat subunit A, whose protein sequence is MVVLKIRDQPALLKAIFNVDPDEVRSLIFKKEDVNVQDNEKRTPLHAAAYLGDAEIIELLILSGARVNAKDNKWLTPLHRAVASCSEEAVQVLLKHSADVNARDKNWQTPLHVAAANKAVRCAEALVPLLSNVNVSDRAGRTALHHAAFSGHLEMVRLLLSRGANINAFDKKDRRAIHWAAYMGHMEVVKLLVSHGAEVTCKDKKAYTPLHAAASSGMISVVKYLLDLGVDMNEPNTYGNTPLHVACYNGQDVVVNELIECGANVNQVNEKGFAPLHFTAASRHGALCLELLVGNGADVNIKSKDGKTPLHMTAIHGRFSRSQAIIQNGAEIDCEDKNGNTPLHIAARYGHELLINTLITNGADTAKRGVHGMFPLHLAALSGFSDCCRKLLSSGFDIDTPDDFGRTCLHAAAAGGNLECLNLLLNTGADFNRKDSFGRTPLHYAAANCNYQCLFALVGSGANVNELDKRGCTPLHYAAASDADGKCLEYLLRNDANPGIRDNQGYNAVHYASAYGHRLCLELIASETPLDVLMETSGTDILNDSDVRAPVSPLHLAAYHGHHQALEVLVQSLLDLDVRTAQGHTPLDLAAFKGHVECVDVLINQGASILVKDYTLKRTPIHAAATNGHSECLRLLIGNADLQSAVDIQDGIGQTPLMLSVLGGHTDCVYSLINKGANVDAKDKRGRTALHRGAVTGHEECVEVLLQHSASFMVRDCKGRSPVHLAAACGHVGVLGGLLHAAQSVETIPVITDHQGYTPLHWACYNGHDTCVEVLLEQELFHKTEGNTFSPLHCAVINDNEGAAEMLIDTLSPAIVNSTDSKNRTPLHAAAFTDHVECLQLLLGQNAQVNCVDAGGKTPLMMAAENGQTNAVEVLVSSAKADLTLQDANKNTALHLACSKGHETSALLILEKITDRNLINSTNAALQTPLHVAARNGLTVVVQELLAKGASVLAVDENGYTPALACAPNKDVADCLALILATMMPVSPGGGAVPSLTFSAINHYTSPTKSITFDSLPMLRSEHSSYCSFNSIGRHDGFYKDDELNDSDSETY, encoded by the exons CCTGCCCTGCTAAAAGCTATTTTCAATGTCGATCCGGATGAAGTACGCTCTCTCATTTTCAAGAAAGAGGATGTGAATGTacaa gacaATGAAAAAAGGACACCGCTGCATGCAGCTGCTTACCTAGGAGATGCTGAGATTATAGAGCTCTTAATTTTATCAG GGGCAAGGGTGAATGCCAAAGACAACAAATGGCTGACTCCTCTGCACCGCGCAGTGGCATCCTGCAGCGAG GAGGCGGTGCAGGTTTTGTTGAAGCACTCTGCTGATGTGAACGCTCGCGATAAGAACTGGCAGACACCTCTACACGTGGCTGCTGCTAACAAGGCTGTCCGCTGTGCTGAGGCATTGGTGCCACTGCTTAGCAATGTTAATGTGTCAGATCGGGCTGGACGCACAGCTCTGCACCACGCTGCCTTTAGTGGCCACCTGGAG ATGGTGCGGTTACTCCTATCCAGGGGAGCAAATATAAATGCTTTTGATAAGAAGGACAGAAGGGCGATCCACTGGGCAGCATACATGG GTCACATGGAGGTGGTGAAACTGCTGGTGTCTCATGGTGCTGAGGTGACGTGTAAGGATAAGAAAGCTTACACGCCCCTCCATGCTGCAGCCTCCAGTGGGATGATCAGTGTAGTGAAGTATCTGCTGGACCTAGGAGTGGAT ATGAATGAGCCAAACACGTATGGGAACACACCGCTGCATGTGGCATGCTACAACGGTCAGGATGTGGTGGTAAACGAGCTGATCGAGTGCGGCGCGAATGTGAACCAGGTTAATGAGAAGGGCTTCGCACCCCTGCACTTCACCGCTGCCTCACGCCATGGAGCACTCTGCCTTGAGCTGCTTGTAGGAAATGGAGCTGATGTCAATATCAAG AGTAAGGATGGTAAGACCCCTCTACATATGACCGCAATCCATGGGAGGTTCTCAAGATCTCAGGCGATTATTCAAAATG GTGCTGAGATAGACTGTGAAGATAAGAACGGGAATACTCCTCTGCACATCGCAGCTCGATACGGACACGAGCTTCTCATCAACACACTGATCACTAATGGAGCTGATACAGCCAA GAGGGGAGTTCATGGCATGTTTCCACTGCATTTGGCCGCTCTCAGCGGCTTCTCGGACTGCTGCCGTAAACTGCTGTCATCTG GCTTTGATATAGACACCCCTGATGACTTTGGAAGGACCTGTttacatgctgctgctgctggcgg AAACCTTGAGTGTCTGAATCTTCTCCTCAACACGGGGGCAGATTTCAACAGGAAGGACAGCTTTGGAAG gacaccTTTGCACTACGCAGCTGCAAACTGCAACTACCAGTGCCTGTTTGCTTTGGTGGGTTCAGGAGCCAATGTCAATGAGCTTGACAAGAGGGGCTGCACCCCCCTCCACTACGCCGCTGCTTCTGACGCAGATGGAAA GTGCCTGGAATATTTGCTGAGGAATGATGCTAACCCAGGGATCCGAGACAATCAGGGCTACAATGCAGTGCATTACGCCTCTGCTTATGGACACCGCCTGTGTCTGGAGCTG ATTGCAAGTGAAACTCCTTTAGATGTG TTAATGGAAACCTCAGGGACAGACATCCTAAATGACTCTGATGTACGTGCTCCTGTGAGCCCTCTCCACCTGGCT GCATATCATGGACATCACCAGGCTCTTGAGGTACTGGTTCAATCACTGCTGGATTTGGATGTGAGAACAGCTCAAGGACACACGCCGCTGGACCTGGCTGCCTTCAAAGGCCATGTTGAATGTGTTGATGTGCTCATCAACCAGGGGGCGTCCATCCTAGTGAAAGACTACACGCTAAAACGTACCCCCATCCATGCCGCTG CCACAAATGGTCACTCTGAATGTCTCCGTTTGCTCATCGGAAATGCTGACCTGCAGAGTGCTGTGGACATTCAGGATGGGATTGGCCA GACGCCTCTGATGCTGTCAGTGCTGGGTGGACACACAGACTGTGTTTACTCCCTTATTAATAAAGGAGCCAATGTGGATGCCAAAGACAAGCGGGGCCGCACTGCTCTGCACAGAGGG GCGGTGACGGGCCATGAGGAGTGCGTGGAGGTTCTGCTGCAGCATAGTGCCAGTTTCATGGTACGGGACTGTAAGGGGCGCTCTCCAGTGCACCTTGCAGCCGCCTGTGGCCACGTTGGGGTTCTGGGGGGCCTTCTGCATGCTGCCCAGTCAGTAGAAACCATTCCTGTCATCACTGACCACCAGGGCTACACGCCCCTGCACTGGGCCTGTTACAACG GTCATGACACATGTGTTGAAGTGTTGCTGGAGCAGGAGTTATTTCATAAGACAGAAGGGAACACCTTTAGCCCCCTTCACTGTGCTGT TATAAATGACAATGAAGGAGCAGCTGAGATGTTGATAGACACACTTAGCCCTGCCATCGTCAATTCAACTGATTCCAAAAACAG GACTCCTCTTCATGCTGCGGCATTCACAGATCATGTGGAGTGTCTGCAGCTCTTGCTGGGTCAGAACGCACAGGTGAACTGTGTGGATGCTGGAGGCAAAACCCCACTCATGATGGCTGCTGAGAACGGCCAGACGAATGCAGTCG AGGTGTTGGTGAGCAGTGCAAAAGCAGATCTCACGCTACAGGATGCCAACAAAAACACTGCTCTCCATCTGGCTTGCAGTAAG GGTCATGAAACCAGTGCCTTGTTGATCTTGGAGAAGATCACTGACAGAAACCTCATCAACTCCACCAATGCAGCTTTACAAAC GCCCCTGCACGTTGCAGCCAGGAATGGCTTGACTGTGGTTGTCCAAGAACTACTAGCTAAGGGTGCTAGTGTGCTAGCCGTGGATGAAAATG GCTACACTCCAGCGCTTGCTTGTGCTCCTAACAAAGATGTGGCAGATTGCCTGGCGCTAATCCTGGCCACCATGATGCCAGTGTCTCCCGGCGGAGGTGCGGTGCCCAGCCTCACGTTCAGTGCCATCAATCACTACACAAGCCCAACGAAAAGCATCACGTTTGACAGTCTGCCCATGCTCCGCTCCGAACACAGCTCCTATTGCAGTTTCAACAGTATCGGTCGCCACGACGGCTTCTACAAGGATGACGAGCTAAACGACTCTGACTCAGAGACTTACTGA